The proteins below come from a single Candidatus Palauibacter polyketidifaciens genomic window:
- the rpmJ gene encoding 50S ribosomal protein L36 yields MKVRSSVRRICEHCKIIRRRGVVRVICSRNPKCKQRQG; encoded by the coding sequence ATGAAAGTTCGTTCGAGCGTCAGGCGAATTTGCGAGCACTGCAAGATTATCCGCAGGCGCGGTGTCGTGCGGGTGATCTGCAGTCGAAATCCGAAGTGCAAGCAGCGGCAGGGATAG
- a CDS encoding uroporphyrinogen-III synthase has translation MISPPLAGQHVLVTRPAEQAEGFRTLLEAAGATVTTAPTIRLIPPSDPGALRRAAARLAEYDWIVLTSVNAVHRLGEAASKADSMSAPAAGRFATVGPATAGALRALGVAECLVPAVYRGEALAEEIVAATGPGSLSDARILLVQAERGRPVLRERLVASGARVDVAPAYDVEVNRDVRDALSEFIELGRGDWLTFTASSAARAFVELVGAQTGGALVAAISPVTASTLSGLGLPVHVVAATHSMPGLVDALVASAARPGRFAATHGHA, from the coding sequence GTGATCTCCCCCCCGCTCGCGGGCCAGCATGTGCTCGTCACGCGGCCCGCCGAGCAGGCCGAAGGCTTCCGCACCCTCCTGGAGGCCGCGGGGGCGACCGTAACGACGGCGCCGACCATCCGGTTGATCCCTCCATCCGATCCGGGGGCGCTAAGGCGGGCGGCCGCACGGCTGGCCGAGTACGACTGGATCGTGCTGACGAGTGTGAACGCCGTCCACCGCCTGGGAGAGGCTGCATCGAAGGCGGACTCGATGAGCGCGCCGGCGGCGGGCCGGTTCGCAACCGTGGGTCCGGCGACCGCGGGCGCGCTGCGCGCGCTCGGAGTGGCGGAGTGCCTCGTGCCGGCGGTCTATCGCGGCGAGGCGCTCGCCGAGGAGATCGTCGCGGCGACGGGTCCGGGGAGCCTGTCGGATGCGCGGATCCTGCTCGTGCAGGCCGAGCGGGGCCGACCCGTGCTGCGGGAACGGCTCGTCGCCTCCGGAGCGCGGGTCGATGTCGCCCCGGCCTACGACGTGGAGGTCAACCGGGACGTGCGCGACGCTCTCAGCGAGTTCATCGAACTGGGTCGCGGTGACTGGCTGACCTTCACGGCCTCGTCCGCTGCCCGTGCCTTCGTGGAACTCGTCGGCGCGCAGACCGGCGGCGCTCTCGTGGCGGCCATCAGTCCCGTGACCGCATCGACGCTCTCCGGACTCGGTCTGCCGGTGCACGTCGTGGCGGCCACCCACTCGATGCCCGGGCTCGTGGACGCTCTGGTTGCGTCCGCTGCCCGCCCCGGCCGTTTCGCGGCGACTCACGGCCATGCCTGA
- the rplQ gene encoding 50S ribosomal protein L17 has protein sequence MRHRKKGRELSRTRSHRKAMLRNMATSLILHERIRTTEAKAKELRPFAEKLITLAKRGDLHSRQLAGRQIADRAALRKLFEKIGPRFEQRPGGYTRILKLGARKGDGAELALIEFTDREA, from the coding sequence ATGAGGCATAGAAAGAAGGGGCGGGAACTCAGTCGGACGCGCAGCCATCGGAAGGCGATGCTGCGGAACATGGCGACGAGTCTCATCCTGCACGAGCGGATCCGTACGACCGAGGCGAAGGCGAAGGAGTTGCGGCCGTTCGCCGAAAAGCTCATCACTTTGGCGAAGAGAGGCGATCTGCACAGCAGGCAGCTGGCCGGCCGGCAGATCGCGGACCGCGCCGCGCTGCGGAAGCTCTTCGAGAAGATCGGCCCGCGTTTCGAACAGCGACCGGGCGGATACACGAGGATTCTGAAGCTGGGCGCGCGGAAGGGTGACGGAGCGGAGTTGGCGCTCATCGAATTCACCGATCGCGAGGCGTGA
- the infA gene encoding translation initiation factor IF-1 codes for MAKEEPIQMTGEVAEALPNAMFRVELENGHQIVCHVSGKIRMNYIRILPGDRVAVELSPYDLTRGRITYRYK; via the coding sequence TTGGCGAAGGAAGAACCGATCCAGATGACGGGGGAGGTCGCCGAGGCGCTTCCCAACGCGATGTTTCGCGTGGAGTTGGAGAACGGGCATCAGATCGTCTGCCACGTCTCCGGCAAGATTCGAATGAACTACATACGGATCCTGCCGGGGGACCGGGTTGCGGTCGAGCTGTCGCCCTACGATTTGACGAGAGGGCGGATCACGTACCGGTACAAGTGA
- the rpsD gene encoding 30S ribosomal protein S4 — MARYTGPVCRLCRREGEKLFLKGKRCFTEKCAIERRAFPPGQHGGGRRRRRQSEYAVQLREKQKVKRIYGLAEKQFRSLFTKASRVPGVTGENLLVALESRLDNIVYRLGFAPSRKAARQLIRHRHVRVEGATVDVPSYSVGPGAEVSVAPKARKLPVVIEAIEDRRSRDQLSWLGVDYDAASGRMLERPSRSDIPLAVEEQLIVELYSK, encoded by the coding sequence ATGGCTCGCTACACGGGACCCGTTTGCCGGCTGTGCCGGCGCGAGGGAGAGAAGCTCTTCCTCAAGGGGAAGCGCTGTTTCACCGAGAAATGCGCGATCGAGCGACGCGCGTTTCCCCCCGGTCAGCACGGCGGCGGCCGCCGTCGACGGCGCCAGTCGGAGTACGCCGTGCAGTTGCGGGAAAAGCAGAAGGTAAAGCGGATCTACGGACTCGCGGAGAAGCAGTTCCGCTCTCTCTTCACGAAGGCGTCCCGCGTCCCGGGCGTCACGGGCGAGAACCTGCTCGTCGCGCTCGAGAGCCGGCTCGACAATATCGTCTACCGGCTCGGCTTCGCGCCTTCCCGCAAGGCGGCGCGGCAGCTCATTCGGCATCGACACGTGCGGGTCGAAGGGGCGACGGTCGACGTGCCGAGCTATTCCGTGGGGCCCGGCGCGGAAGTGTCGGTGGCGCCGAAGGCACGGAAGTTGCCGGTGGTGATCGAGGCGATCGAGGATCGCCGGTCGCGCGATCAGTTGTCGTGGCTGGGGGTCGACTATGACGCGGCGAGCGGGCGGATGCTCGAGCGCCCGTCCCGGTCCGACATTCCACTCGCCGTCGAAGAACAGTTGATCGTCGAACTCTACAGCAAGTAG
- the rpsK gene encoding 30S ribosomal protein S11, which produces MAKRVRKKKRQVDAEGVAHIKATFNNTIITITTLTGDTVAWASAGKAGFKGSKKSTPFAATIAAETVGREAAGMGMRRVHVEVQGPGSGRESAIQALQAAGLAIRSIKDVTPIPHNGCRPPKKRRV; this is translated from the coding sequence ATGGCAAAGCGGGTAAGAAAGAAGAAGCGCCAGGTCGATGCCGAGGGCGTCGCCCACATCAAGGCGACCTTCAACAATACGATCATCACGATCACGACTCTGACGGGGGACACCGTCGCCTGGGCCAGCGCCGGCAAGGCGGGGTTCAAGGGCTCCAAGAAGTCCACGCCCTTTGCCGCCACCATCGCGGCCGAGACGGTGGGACGCGAGGCCGCCGGCATGGGGATGCGGCGGGTCCACGTGGAGGTGCAGGGCCCCGGGTCGGGACGTGAGTCGGCGATTCAGGCGCTGCAGGCGGCCGGCCTCGCGATCCGTTCGATCAAGGACGTGACGCCGATTCCGCATAACGGATGCCGTCCGCCGAAGAAGCGGAGGGTATAG
- a CDS encoding DNA-directed RNA polymerase subunit alpha, with product MTVSVDLAGLVLPEAMEEQRRSPSGARASFLLQPLERGFGHTIGNSIRRIMLSSLPGVAVWAFRADGVQHEHQTVDGVAEDVHQIIQNLKRLVLVMDEDKEDAKLSLTAHKAGPVTAEQIVEHASVQVVNPDLVLFTLQEDLPEKRPLTFDLWVNRGRGFVMAEHHAPPEETEARRDFPVGTIRIDAVYNPVTRANFDVRETRVGQRTDFDRLEVDVETNGALNPAEAVSQAAEIVRLHLSYFSQMGTVPTLPEAVEAVQEERAKEPVDSGLVELLERSLEEFSEVSARSRNTLEKQGVTTLGDVVTRSRDDILGLENFGEKSLEELAEVLGRHGLRFGMSFLRDEEGNLYLKEDLAGNGARSDDEA from the coding sequence ATGACGGTGTCGGTAGATCTCGCGGGTCTCGTGCTTCCGGAAGCGATGGAGGAACAGAGGCGATCCCCCAGTGGGGCGCGCGCGTCGTTTCTTCTCCAGCCGCTGGAGCGCGGGTTCGGACACACGATCGGCAACTCGATCCGGCGGATCATGTTGTCCTCGCTTCCCGGGGTGGCCGTTTGGGCCTTCCGGGCGGACGGCGTTCAACATGAACACCAGACGGTCGACGGGGTCGCGGAGGATGTACATCAGATCATCCAGAACCTGAAGCGTCTGGTTCTGGTGATGGACGAGGACAAGGAAGACGCGAAGCTCTCGCTGACGGCGCACAAGGCCGGCCCGGTAACGGCGGAGCAGATCGTGGAGCATGCATCGGTTCAGGTGGTGAATCCGGACCTCGTGCTCTTCACGCTGCAGGAGGACTTGCCCGAGAAACGTCCTCTCACCTTCGACCTGTGGGTGAATCGCGGCCGCGGCTTCGTCATGGCGGAGCACCATGCGCCTCCCGAGGAGACCGAGGCCAGGCGTGACTTCCCGGTCGGGACGATCCGGATAGACGCCGTTTACAATCCCGTGACCCGCGCGAATTTCGATGTAAGGGAGACCCGGGTCGGCCAGCGCACCGACTTCGACCGGCTCGAGGTGGACGTCGAGACGAACGGAGCCCTGAATCCGGCGGAGGCGGTTTCGCAGGCGGCGGAGATCGTCCGGCTGCACCTGTCGTATTTCAGTCAGATGGGGACGGTGCCCACACTGCCGGAGGCCGTCGAGGCGGTTCAGGAGGAGAGGGCGAAGGAGCCGGTCGATTCGGGACTCGTCGAGCTGCTCGAACGCTCGCTCGAGGAGTTCAGCGAGGTCTCGGCCCGCTCGAGGAATACGCTCGAAAAGCAGGGCGTCACGACGCTGGGCGATGTCGTCACACGGTCGCGTGACGATATTCTGGGGCTGGAGAATTTTGGAGAGAAGTCTCTCGAGGAGCTTGCGGAGGTCCTCGGCCGGCACGGACTCCGGTTCGGCATGTCGTTCCTGCGGGATGAAGAGGGGAACCTCTACCTGAAGGAAGATCTGGCGGGGAACGGAGCTCGGAGCGACGATGAGGCATAG
- the rpmB gene encoding 50S ribosomal protein L28 has translation MANFCYVCGKGPGVGNHVSNANNKRKRRFMPNLQRVKIVDGSGRRRVLVCTRCIKAGKVVKAS, from the coding sequence ATGGCGAATTTCTGTTACGTCTGCGGCAAGGGACCCGGCGTCGGGAACCACGTCAGCAACGCGAACAACAAGCGCAAGCGGCGCTTCATGCCGAACCTCCAGCGGGTGAAGATCGTGGATGGTTCGGGTCGTCGTCGTGTGCTCGTCTGCACGCGGTGCATCAAGGCGGGAAAAGTCGTCAAGGCGTCCTGA
- the rpsM gene encoding 30S ribosomal protein S13, with amino-acid sequence MARIAGVDLPRNKRIEVGLTYIYGIGHSTARNILAETGVDGDVRVYQLSDDDVNKLRRVIENHYKVEGALRTETSMNVKRLMDIGCYRGMRHRRNLPVRGQRTHTNARTRKGPRRAVAGKKKAPRK; translated from the coding sequence ATGGCACGCATAGCCGGAGTCGATCTCCCGCGGAACAAGCGGATTGAGGTGGGCCTCACATACATCTACGGAATCGGCCACTCGACGGCGCGCAACATCCTGGCCGAAACGGGCGTGGATGGGGATGTTCGCGTCTACCAGCTGTCCGACGACGACGTCAACAAGCTGCGCCGGGTCATCGAGAACCACTACAAGGTCGAGGGTGCGCTGCGTACCGAGACCTCGATGAACGTCAAGCGTCTGATGGACATCGGATGCTATCGCGGGATGCGGCACAGGCGGAATCTGCCCGTGCGCGGCCAGCGAACGCACACCAACGCCCGGACCCGCAAGGGGCCGCGGCGCGCCGTGGCCGGCAAGAAGAAGGCGCCCCGGAAGTAG